In Brienomyrus brachyistius isolate T26 chromosome 3, BBRACH_0.4, whole genome shotgun sequence, the following proteins share a genomic window:
- the LOC125739171 gene encoding uncharacterized protein LOC125739171 isoform X1 codes for MWPRDFPIPQFSYDVELRLRQGNDEFEKSGKGLKLTRDQKHDILEKLGSTMYDFKAYPDDKQIGKVAEALVTKHPCLKEPGSDTGWNGWKTSLKFKMGNLRNKMRKIGCLEVTVNAGKRSQGHPENEPSHSKIKKPRRSEVNYLPNFPQGEDEASLETVRQEIAVEVQKTEKNTSLIHKNMERTFALRRQNIVSGSPSVNEFLNLWPALRITSELFAEYQRVTNENLPNKFYAQLDYLLPCLMTILRQKASKTGKTADALANLLKVHDEQELHDVNSRRTTVIRGLPVLLRDKDIGFFRTTLIDNPEVLTEDAPVSLLTVVHENAAAPIHYDPVRVSVVLENEVVTTHSQLPEAFLVLFGFMYALHLKYPKGLAKTFEFVQKVLLGMDDGKLSPSVQTLKNELM; via the exons ATGTGGCCTCGTGATTTTCCAATTCCACAGTTTTCCTATGATGTTGAGCTAAGGCTTAGACAGGGAAATGATGAATTTGAGAAGAGCGGAAAGGGTCTAAAGTTGACAAGAGACCAAAAGCATGACATTCTGGAGAAGCTTGGCTCAACCATGTATGATTTTAAGGCGTACCCAGACGACAAACAGATAGGAAAAGTAGCAGAGGCCCTTGTCACAAAGCATCCTTGTTTGAAGGAGCCAGGCTCTGACACAGGTTGGAATGGGTGGAAAACCAGTTTAAAGTTCAAGATGGGCAACTTGAGAAACAAAATGAGGAAAATTGGATGTCTTGaggtaactgttaatgctgggaAAAGAAGTCAAGGCCATCCTGAGAATGAACCATCACATTCTAAAATCAAGAAACCAAGACGTTCTGAGGTTAATTATTTGCCAAACTTTCCTCAAGGTGAGGATGAAGCATCTCTTGAAACAGTTAGACAGGAAATTGCTGTTGAAGTCCagaagacagaaaaaaatactaGTCTCATCCACAAGAACATGGAGAGAACTTTTGCTCTGCGACGACAGAACATTGTTAGCGGAAGCCCATCTGTGAATGAGTTTCTGAATCTCTGGCCTGCACTGCgtataacatctgag CTGTTTGCAGAGTACCAACGTGTTACAAATGAGAATTTGCCCAACAAATTCTATGCACAACTGGACTACCTCCTACCTTGTTTGATGACCATTTTAAGGCAAAAAGCATCCAAGACAGGCAAGACAGCAGATGCCCTGGCTAATCTTTTGAAAGTTCATGATGAGCAG GAACTGCATGATGTAAATTCACGACGGACTACCGTTATCAGAGGTCTTCCAGTTTTGCTGCGTGACAAAGACATAGGATTTTTTAGGACCACCCTG ATTGATAATCCTGAAGTACTGACTGAGGATGCTCCAGTGTCCCTGCTTACAGTTGTTCATGAAAATGCTGCTGCTCCAATCCATTACGATCCAGTGAGGGTCTCAGTTGTCCTGGAGAATGAAGTGGTCACCACCCATAGCCAACTTCCAGAGGCCTTTCTTGTCTTGTTTGGATTCATGTATGCTCTTCACTTAAAATATCCTAAAGGACTTGCCAAAACTTTTGAATTTGTGCAAAAAGTTTTACTCGGCATGGATGACGGAAAACTGTCTCCTAGCGTGCAAACATTAAAGAATGAGTTGATGTAg
- the LOC125739171 gene encoding uncharacterized protein LOC125739171 isoform X2, whose product MYDFKAYPDDKQIGKVAEALVTKHPCLKEPGSDTGWNGWKTSLKFKMGNLRNKMRKIGCLEVTVNAGKRSQGHPENEPSHSKIKKPRRSEVNYLPNFPQGEDEASLETVRQEIAVEVQKTEKNTSLIHKNMERTFALRRQNIVSGSPSVNEFLNLWPALRITSELFAEYQRVTNENLPNKFYAQLDYLLPCLMTILRQKASKTGKTADALANLLKVHDEQELHDVNSRRTTVIRGLPVLLRDKDIGFFRTTLIDNPEVLTEDAPVSLLTVVHENAAAPIHYDPVRVSVVLENEVVTTHSQLPEAFLVLFGFMYALHLKYPKGLAKTFEFVQKVLLGMDDGKLSPSVQTLKNELM is encoded by the exons ATGTATGATTTTAAGGCGTACCCAGACGACAAACAGATAGGAAAAGTAGCAGAGGCCCTTGTCACAAAGCATCCTTGTTTGAAGGAGCCAGGCTCTGACACAGGTTGGAATGGGTGGAAAACCAGTTTAAAGTTCAAGATGGGCAACTTGAGAAACAAAATGAGGAAAATTGGATGTCTTGaggtaactgttaatgctgggaAAAGAAGTCAAGGCCATCCTGAGAATGAACCATCACATTCTAAAATCAAGAAACCAAGACGTTCTGAGGTTAATTATTTGCCAAACTTTCCTCAAGGTGAGGATGAAGCATCTCTTGAAACAGTTAGACAGGAAATTGCTGTTGAAGTCCagaagacagaaaaaaatactaGTCTCATCCACAAGAACATGGAGAGAACTTTTGCTCTGCGACGACAGAACATTGTTAGCGGAAGCCCATCTGTGAATGAGTTTCTGAATCTCTGGCCTGCACTGCgtataacatctgag CTGTTTGCAGAGTACCAACGTGTTACAAATGAGAATTTGCCCAACAAATTCTATGCACAACTGGACTACCTCCTACCTTGTTTGATGACCATTTTAAGGCAAAAAGCATCCAAGACAGGCAAGACAGCAGATGCCCTGGCTAATCTTTTGAAAGTTCATGATGAGCAG GAACTGCATGATGTAAATTCACGACGGACTACCGTTATCAGAGGTCTTCCAGTTTTGCTGCGTGACAAAGACATAGGATTTTTTAGGACCACCCTG ATTGATAATCCTGAAGTACTGACTGAGGATGCTCCAGTGTCCCTGCTTACAGTTGTTCATGAAAATGCTGCTGCTCCAATCCATTACGATCCAGTGAGGGTCTCAGTTGTCCTGGAGAATGAAGTGGTCACCACCCATAGCCAACTTCCAGAGGCCTTTCTTGTCTTGTTTGGATTCATGTATGCTCTTCACTTAAAATATCCTAAAGGACTTGCCAAAACTTTTGAATTTGTGCAAAAAGTTTTACTCGGCATGGATGACGGAAAACTGTCTCCTAGCGTGCAAACATTAAAGAATGAGTTGATGTAg